A region from the Ovis aries strain OAR_USU_Benz2616 breed Rambouillet chromosome 22, ARS-UI_Ramb_v3.0, whole genome shotgun sequence genome encodes:
- the SPRN gene encoding shadow of prion protein precursor (The RefSeq protein has 1 substitution, 1 non-frameshifting indel compared to this genomic sequence): MNWAAAVCWALLLAATFLCDGSAAKGGRGGARGSARGGRGAARVRVRPAPRYAGSSVRAAAGAAAGAAAAAGVAAGLAAGSSWRRAAGPAELGLEDAEDGAPGSNGTGRGVYSYWAWTSGAGPTGHRHLCPLLGGALGALRLLRP, encoded by the coding sequence ATGAACTGGGCGGCCGCCGTGTGCTGGGCTCTGCTGCTAGCGGCCACCTTCCTCTGCGACGGCAGTGCGGCCAAGGGCGGCCGCGGCGGGGCCCGTGGCAGCGCCCGAGGCGGGCGCGGCGCTGCGAGGGTGCGTGTGAGGCCGGCACCCCGCTACGCGGGCTCCTCCGTGCGCGCGGccgcgggggcggcggcgggggcggcggcgggggcagCCGCAGGCCTGGCTGCGGGCTCGAGCTGGAGGAGGGCCGCGGGGCCGGCGGAGCTTGGCCTGGAGGATGCGGAGGACGGGGCGCCCGGCAGCAACGGAACAGGGCGAGGCGTCTACAGCTATTGGGCGTGGACCTCAGGCGCAGGGCCCACAGGCCACAGGCACCTCTGCCCGCTGCTGGGCGGGGCCCTGGGCGCCCTGCGGCTGCTGCGGCCCTAG